One window from the genome of Megalobrama amblycephala isolate DHTTF-2021 linkage group LG4, ASM1881202v1, whole genome shotgun sequence encodes:
- the tbx3a gene encoding T-box transcription factor TBX3a has protein sequence MSFPMRDPVIQGSSMAYHPFLPHRGPEFAMSAMLGHQPPFFPALALPPNGSLSLPGALGKPIMEQLMGAAETGLHFSSLGHQAATAHLRPLKTLEPEEEVEDDPKVHLEAKELWELFHKRGTEMVITKSGRRMFPPFKVRCTGLDKKAKYILLMDIVAADDCRYKFHNSRWMVAGKADPEMPKRMYIHPDSPATGEQWMSKVVNFHKLKLTNNISDKHGFTILNSMHKYQPRFHIVRANDILKLPYSTFRTYVFPETDFIAVTAYQNDKITQLKIDHNPFAKGFRDTGNGRREKRKQLALQSMRSYEEQQKKENGTSDDSSGEQASFKCFRQASSPAVSTVGQNLKDFCDSDEDSDDEDKDGNVKDAPDSNKISTTTEDSKDHDASLGKSLFGESDSAGRRTEKTRADSRQSPITLISSTTRSGEELKSPGREQAKTDDCRTVSKENYMPLTVQTDGAAHLNQNHLHNFGFPPGLAGQQFFNHLGGAHPFLLHPSQFNMGGAFSNMAAGMGPILAAVSSGGVSSMDTSSMPSPSQSLTGAPLPFHLQQHVLASQGLAMSPFGGLFPYPYTYMAAAAAASSAASSSVHRHPFLNAVRPRLRYSPYSLASVPDSTLLTTALPPMASSAMDLKADGMNTSPASAPLDSEVTSRSSGSVSLSPKTCADKDSSTELQSIQRLVSGLESKQDRARSVSP, from the exons ATGAGCTTCCCGATGAGAGATCCAGTTATTCAAGGATCCAGTATGGCATATCACCCGTTTTTACCTCACCGGGGTCCGGAATTTGCCATGAGTGCAATGCTGGGTCACCAGCCGCCCTTTTTCCCGGCCCTGGCACTGCCACCCAACGGCTCCCTGTCCCTGCCCGGGGCGCTGGGCAAACCGATAATGGAGCAGCTGATGGGCGCAGCAGAGACCGGCCTTCACTTCTCCTCACTGGGACACCAAGCCGCCACCGCGCATCTCCGGCCTCTGAAGACACTCGAGCCCGAGGAAGAGGTTGAAGACGACCCGAAAGTGCACCTAGAAGCCAAAGAACTCTGGGAGCTTTTTCACAAGCGCGGCACAGAAATGGTTATCACTAAATCGGGAAG GCGAATGTTCCCTCCGTTTAAAGTCAGATGCACGGGCTTGGACAAAAAGGCCAAATATATTCTGTTGATGGATATTGTTGCGGCTGACGACTGCAGGTATAAATTTCACAACTCTCGCTGGATGGTGGCGGGAAAGGCTGACCCCGAAATGCCAAAACGGATGTATATTCACCCCGACAGTCCGGCCACTGGAGAGCAATGGATGTCTAAAGTCGTCAATTTTCACAAACTTAAACTGACGAATAACATCTCCGACAAGCATGGATTT ACGATACTTAACTCCATGCACAAATACCAGCCGAGATTTCACATTGTGAGAGCCAACGACATACTGAAACTCCCATACAGCACGTTCAGAACCTACGTGTTCCCTGAGACTGATTTCATTGCTGTCACTGCCTACCAGAATGACAAG ATAACACAACTGAAAATTGATCACAATCCTTTTGCAAAAGGATTTCGTGACACTGGAAACGGGAGACGCGAAAAAAG AAAACAGCTGGCTCTGCAATCGATGCGTTCATATGAGGAgcagcagaaaaaagaaaatgggaCGTCAGACGATTCCTCGGGCGAACAAGCGTCCTTCAAATGTTTCCGCCAGGCTTCGTCTCCTGCGGTTTCAACTGTTGGACAGAACTTAAAAG ATTTTTGTGACAGTGATGAAGATAGTGATGACGAAGACAAAGATGGGAACGTGAAAGACGCCCCAGACTCGAATAAAATTTCCACCACGACTGAGGATTCAAAGGATCACGATGCGAGTTTAGGCAAAAGTCTTTTTGGTGAAAGTGACTCTGCCGGTCGGAGAACTGAGAAAACACGTGCTGACTCACGGCAGAGTCCCATCACGCTCATCTCTAGCACCACTCGGTCCGGCGAGGAGCTCAAGAGTCCAGGCCGGGAACAGGCCAAAACAGACGACTGCCGGACAGTGAGCAAAGAGAATTACATGCCATTGACTGTCCAAACAGACGGGGCTGCGCACTTAAATCAAAACCACTTGCACAATTTCGGATTTCCGCCGGGTTTGGCCGGGCAGCAGTTTTTCAATCACTTGGGTGGTGCCCACCCTTTCCTCTTACACCCTAGTCAGTTCAATATGGGAGGCGCTTTCTCCAACATGGCCGCAGGGATGGGCCCCATACTGGCAGCAGTTTCCTCCGGAGGGGTCAGTTCGATGGACACGAGCAGCATGCCATCGCCCTCACAGAGCCTCACGGGAGCACCGCTGCCCTTCCATCTGCAGCAGCACGTGCTGGCGTCGCAG GGTCTTGCTATGTCTCCTTTTGGAGGTCTCTTCCCGTATCCTTACACATATATGGCCGCCGCGGCTGCTGCTTCATCTGCCGCCTCTTCATCGGTCCATCGTCATCCTTTTCTAAACGCGGTGCGGCCCCGGTTGAGGTACAGCCCTTACTCTTTAGCGAGCGTCCCCGATAGCACTTTGCTTACGACAGCTCTCCCACCCATGGCGAGCAGTGCCATGGATCTGAAGGCAGACGGGATGAACACGAGTCCCGCTTCAGCTCCTCTGGACTCTGAGGTCACCAGCCGCTCGTCCGGTTCAGTATCACTGTCACCAAAAACCTGCGCCGACAAAGATTCAAGCACCGAGTTACAGAGCATCCAGCGCCTGGTCAGTGGCCTCGAATCCAAACAGGACAGAGCACGCAGTGTGTCTCCATAG